The Camelina sativa cultivar DH55 chromosome 14, Cs, whole genome shotgun sequence genome includes a window with the following:
- the LOC104742418 gene encoding probable translation initiation factor eIF-2B subunit delta, with translation MDTRRGALAVPKVRRVGFFTPTEPPPESSQRPNRSQSGPVEATTSSSPLSDSPSGNLISPVLIPPSRHHSDNLTSHAAAPVPVPGPAAFRRYLAHDRSLHVGSYNAPDSLLGTSPPSSNGEFSEDSVSLFGFQRSDSTKLSASFPNGGFDLTLAVRAPQESETIIETASASEGKKKIAEVSGKSESVTTKPQKEKEPKSLKDKTTKAERRAIQEAQRAAKAAAKGEGKRHADESVEANPGKAAKKPQPKKERPPISSSVSEKTAVAVEKEKRMDVPQTQMQYDDKSRVDKAKRRAVVEQTETKNKVELFLHLPQYERGSQLPNLSSNFFTLDTIHHAVYKVGLQHLAGDISGDNARCIAMLQAFEEAIKDYTTPPMKDLTMDLTTKINGYVSFLIECRPLSMSMGNAIRFLKNQIRKLPVNLSEPEAKASLCSDIGRFIDEKIILSDKVIVQHAVSKIRDGEVLLTYGFSCVVEMILLYAHEIGKKFRVVIVDARPNLEGKKLLRRLVSRGLDCTYTHINAISYIMREATRVFLGASSIFSNGTLYSKVGTACVAMVANAFSVPVIVCCEAYKFHERVLLDSICSNELGDPDAVANIPSFSTKAKQSKMMDNNKNLQFLNLMYDSTPSEYISMIVSDYGMIPPTSIPVIVREYRRENLLL, from the exons ATGGATACTCGTCGCGGAGCTCTTGCTGTTCCTAAAGTCCGTCGAGTAGGTTTCTTCACACCAACCGAGCCGCCTCCGGAGTCATCACAACGACCGAATCGAAGCCAATCCGGTCCGGTTGAGGCAACGACGTCTTCGTCTCCTCTCTCCGATTCACCCTCCGGAAACCTAATCTCTCCGGTATTAATTCCACCGTCGCGTCACCATTCTGACAATTTAACCTCTCACGCTGCTGCTCCTGTACCCGTTCCTGGACCTGCCGCCTTTCGCCGATACTTAGCTCATGATCGGAGTCTTCACGTCGGTAGTTACAATGCTCCGGATTCGCTTCTGGGAACATCACCACCGTCGAGTAACGGAGAGTTTTCTGAGGATTCGGTTTCTCTGTTTGGGTTCCAACGGAGCGATTCGACGAAATTATCGGCGAGTTTTCCTAATGGAGGATTCGATTTGACTTTAGCAGTTAGAGCTCCTCAGGAGTCTGAAACCATAATTGAGACCGCGTCGGCTtctgaagggaagaagaagatcgccGAAGTTTCTG GAAAGAGTGAATCTGTGACCACCAAACCCCAGAAGGAAAAGGAACCAAAATCGCTGAAAGATAAAACCACTAAAGCAGAAAGGCGTGCCATCCAAGAGGCACAACGGGCAGCAAAAGCTGCTGCAAAAG GCGAAGGAAAAAGACATGCAGATGAGTCTGTTGAGGCTAATCCTGGCAAGGCTGCTAAAAAGCCtcaaccaaagaaagaaagacctCCCATCTCATCCTCTGTTTCTGAAAAGACAGCTGTAGCagtagaaaaagagaagaggatgGATGTCCCGCAGACACAAATGCAGTATGATGATAAAAGCCGAGTGGATAAAGCTAAGAGGCGTGCTGTGGTTGAACAGACCGAGACCAAGAACAAAGTTGAATTATTTCTCCATCTTCCTCAATACGAACGTGGCAGTCAGCTTCCCAATTTAAGCTCCAATTTTTTCACACTTGATACCATACACCACGCAGTCTATAAG GTGGGTTTGCAACATTTGGCTGGAGATATATCTGGGGACAATGCGAGATGCATTGCCATGCTCCAAGCATTTGAAGAAGCTATAAAAGATTACACTACACCTCCTATGAAAGATCTGACCATGGACTTGACAACCAAAATCAACGGTTATGTTTCATTCTTGATAGAATGTCGTCCACTTTCCATGAGCATGGGAAACGCAATCAGGTTCCTGAAGAACCAAATCAGAAAACTACCTGTAAACCTGTCAGAGCCAGAGGCAAAAGCTTCCCTGTGTTCGGACATTGGACGGTTCATAGATGAAAAGATAATTCTTTCAGACAAGGTAATCGTACAACACGCCGTATCAAAAATCAGAGATGGAGAGGTTCTCCTCACATACGGATTCTCTTGTGTGGTTGAGATGATTCTCTTATACGCTCATGAGATTGGGAAAAAATTCCGTGTAGTGATTGTAGACGCACGCCCAAATCTTGAAGGGAAAAAGCTACTCCGCAGACTTGTGAGCCGTGGCCTCGACTGTACCTACACTCATATAAATGCCATTTCCTACATCATGCGTGAAGCGACACGAGTTTTTCTTGGGGCTTCATCAATCTTCTCGAATGGAACTCTTTACTCGAAAGTTGGTACAGCTTGCGTTGCAATGGTTGCAAACGCATTTAGTGTTCCTGTAATTGTGTGTTGTGAAGCATACAAGTTTCATGAAAGAGTCCTACTTGATTCAATCTGCTCCAATGAACTTG GGGACCCTGATGCCGTAGCCAACATACCATCATTTAGTACCAAAGCAAAGCAATCGAAGATGatggacaacaacaaaaaccttCAGTTCCTGAATCTAAT gTACGATTCAACACCTTCAGAATATATATCTATGATCGTTTCGGATTATGGAATG ATTCCTCCGACAAGCATACCAGTGATTGTACGTGAATACAGGAGAGAAAACTTGTTGCTATAA
- the LOC104742416 gene encoding uncharacterized protein LOC104742416: MGDVRRIVVVVEDKEAARMALQWALHNLLRQGDVIVLLHVFSPPPSRKKKSTAARNLRRCGYHLALSFREICDSFFNTHTEIIVREGDDDGNMIAQVLKEIGASMLLVGLHQNSFLYRWAMSGIDVSRHFDCKVMAIKQPSPEQLTPAKVKGHKTSQRTATSDSDSLTNFDFSQIEISGLQAPEIPTPPKVPYRLCPSPHAILWRSRPRRRSKDQFGLVS; encoded by the exons ATGGGAGATGTACGGAGGATCGTGGTGGTCGTAGAAGACAAAGAAGCGGCGAGGATGGCGTTACAATGGGCACTACACAACCTCCTCCGTCAAGGTGACGTCATAGTCCTCCTCCACGTCTTCTCCCCTCCTCCGTCGCGTAAAAAGAAATCCACGGCGGCGCGTAATCTCCGCCGCTGCGGATACCATCTCGCACTCTCTTTCCGCGAAATCTGCGACTCTTTCTTCAAC ACGCATACGGAGATCATCGTGAGAGAAGGAGACGATGATGGCAATATGATTGCTCAagttttgaaagagattggTGCTTCTATGCTTCTCGTTGGTCTCCATCAGAACAGCTTTCTTTACAG ATGGGCAATGAGTGGGATTGACGTATCAAGACATTTTGATTGCAAAGTGATGGCTATAAAGCAACCTTCACCGGAACAGTTGACGCCGGCAAAGGTTAAGGGACACAAGACCTCACAGAGGACAGCTACATCAGACTCAGATAGTTTAACCAATTTTGACTTTTCCCAAATTGAAATCTCCGGATTACA GGCTCCTGAGATTCCGACACCACCTAAAGTGCCGTACAGGTTATGTCCGAGTCCTCATGCGATACTATGGAGATCAAGGCCCCGGAGGAGATCCAAAGACCAATTCGGTCTCGTTTCATAG
- the LOC104742419 gene encoding uncharacterized protein LOC104742419 isoform X2 produces MAQDSEKRFHQIMDKLFTPSKSQPPSSSTSSSAEQQSRGRKRPNPSSALALVEPKTGLATIDRSSALKVAAGSSPSGLCRPWDRGDLMRRLATFKSMTWFAKPQVISAVNCARRGWVNDDADSIACESCGAHLYFSAPSSWSKQQVEKAASVFSLKLDSGHKLLCPWIDNSCEETLSEFPSMTPQDLVDRHEERSEALLRLLSLPIISPSAIEYMRSSDLEEFLKRPISPASGDTSAECSQKESLINHVGASPAQLFYQAQKLISLSGWEPRALPYIVDCKDKSSETARGTDTIDLLPETATRELLRISNSTLIPNGDSGNNDNPTLPDTLNSDPSSVVLDCKLCGACVGLWVFSTVPRPLELCRVTGDTEINTDEHPRGGTLQKQPSSLQFTIAGGPPATKQNFKATISLPIIGRNLRSRLASYSRDHDHGDVSSIQDQQSKTAENTGDVTQNSHKVVNDIGEKADGGRNSTDIESDIALQSNNKQMMVVRSNLPENNKPKDATAGTSLTSNKQMEFDPIKQHRHFCPWIWSTGRKGAGWRQTLSALQRHKGACQTPPSPSPSPSPSSLFKVDDPLTSVRNLFKSPSPKKRKLNGGSSS; encoded by the exons ATGGCACAAGACTCGGAGAAGAGATTCCACCAAATCATGGACAAGCTCTTTACCCCATCGAAATCTCAGCCTCCTTCTTCCTCAACCAG TTCATCTGCAGAGCAACAGTCAAGAGGCAGGAAGCGTCCAAATCCTTCATCTGCGTTAGCATTGGTTGAGCCAAAGACGGGATTAGCTACCATTGATAGGTCTTCAGCTTTGAAAGTAGCTGCGGGTTCATCACCGTCTGGTCTTTGCAGGCCATGGGATAGAGGGGATCTTATGAGGAGGCTAGCTACTTTTAAGTCAATGACATGGTTCGCCAAGCCCCAG GTTATTAGTGCTGTAAATTGCGCGAGGAGAGGGTGGGTGAATGATGACGCAGATTCTATAGCTTGTGAATCTTGTGGAGCTCATCTTTATTTTTCAGCCCCATCTTCTTGGTCAAAGCAACAAG TGGAGAAAGCGGCATCTGTCTTCAGCTTAAAGTTGGATAGTGGACACAAATTACTTTGTCCATGGATAGATAATTCATGCGAAGAAACGCTTTCTGAGTTTCCTTCAATGACACCGCAAGATTTAGTTGATAGACATGAAGAGCGGTCAGAAGCTTTACTTCGACTTTTGTCCCTGCCTATTATTTCACCATCAGCCATTGAGTACATGAGGAGCTCAGATCTGGAGGAATTTCTCAAACGACCTATATCACCTGCATCTGGCGACACTTCAGCCGAATGTTCTCAAAAAGAATCCCTTATCAATCATGTTGGAGCAAGTCCTGCTCAACTTTTCTACCAG GCACAAAAACTTATCAGTTTATCTGGCTGGGAACCGCGGGCACTTCCTTATATTGTGGACTGCAAAGATAAATCGAGTGAGACTGCTAGGGGTACAGATACTATTGATTTACTGCCAGAAACTGCTACCCGCGAGCTTCTAAGAATCTCTAATTCAACCTTGATTCCAAATGGAGATTCAGGGAATAATGACAATCCAACTCTTCCTGACACATTAAACTCTGATCCCAGTTCTGTTGTACTGGACTGCAAGCTCTGTGGCGCCTGTGTTGGTCTATGGGTTTTCTCAACTGTTCCGAGACCACTAGAGTTGTGTAGAGTCACTGGTGATACCGAAATTAATACAGATGAACATCCCAGGGGTGGTACCCTTCAAAAACAACCTTCAAGCTTACAGTTTACCATAGCAGGAGGACCCCCAGCGACGAAGCAAAACTTCAAAGCAACAATATCGTTGCCTATTATCGGGAGGAACTTGAGGTCAAGACTTGCTTCTTACTCCAGAGATCATGATCATGGGGATGTCAGTTCAATTCAGGATCAACAGAGTAAAACTGCAGAGAACACCGGTGATGTTACACAAAATAGCCATAAAGTGGTGAATGATATAGGAGAGAAGGCTGATGGAGGAAGAAACTCAACTGATATAGAGAGTGATATTGCACTACaaagcaacaacaaacaaatgatGGTAGTAAGATCAAATCTTCCtgaaaacaacaaaccaaagGATGCAACTGCAG GAACGTCACTGACGTCAAACAAACAGATGGAATTTGATCCAATCAAGCAACATAGACATTTCTGTCCTTGGATCTGGTCAACGGGTAGAAAAGGCGCTGGATGGCGACAAACTCTTTCTGCGTTACAACGCCATAAAGGAGCTTGTCAGActccaccatcaccatcaccatcaccatcaccatcttcCCTCTTCAAG GTTGATGATCCATTAACATCTGTTCGGAACCTATTTAAATCGCCATCACCCAAGAAACGAAAACTGAACGGAGGATCTTCAAGCTGA
- the LOC104742419 gene encoding uncharacterized protein LOC104742419 isoform X1 has product MAQDSEKRFHQIMDKLFTPSKSQPPSSSTSSSAEQQSRGRKRPNPSSALALVEPKTGLATIDRSSALKVAAGSSPSGLCRPWDRGDLMRRLATFKSMTWFAKPQVISAVNCARRGWVNDDADSIACESCGAHLYFSAPSSWSKQQVEKAASVFSLKLDSGHKLLCPWIDNSCEETLSEFPSMTPQDLVDRHEERSEALLRLLSLPIISPSAIEYMRSSDLEEFLKRPISPASGDTSAECSQKESLINHVGASPAQLFYQAQKLISLSGWEPRALPYIVDCKDKSSETARGTDTIDLLPETATRELLRISNSTLIPNGDSGNNDNPTLPDTLNSDPSSVVLDCKLCGACVGLWVFSTVPRPLELCRVTGDTEINTDEHPRGGTLQKQPSSLQFTIAGGPPATKQNFKATISLPIIGRNLRSRLASYSRDHDHGDVSSIQDQQSKTAENTGDVTQNSHKVVNDIGEKADGGRNSTDIESDIALQSNNKQMMVVRSNLPENNKPKDATADTGTSLTSNKQMEFDPIKQHRHFCPWIWSTGRKGAGWRQTLSALQRHKGACQTPPSPSPSPSPSSLFKVDDPLTSVRNLFKSPSPKKRKLNGGSSS; this is encoded by the exons ATGGCACAAGACTCGGAGAAGAGATTCCACCAAATCATGGACAAGCTCTTTACCCCATCGAAATCTCAGCCTCCTTCTTCCTCAACCAG TTCATCTGCAGAGCAACAGTCAAGAGGCAGGAAGCGTCCAAATCCTTCATCTGCGTTAGCATTGGTTGAGCCAAAGACGGGATTAGCTACCATTGATAGGTCTTCAGCTTTGAAAGTAGCTGCGGGTTCATCACCGTCTGGTCTTTGCAGGCCATGGGATAGAGGGGATCTTATGAGGAGGCTAGCTACTTTTAAGTCAATGACATGGTTCGCCAAGCCCCAG GTTATTAGTGCTGTAAATTGCGCGAGGAGAGGGTGGGTGAATGATGACGCAGATTCTATAGCTTGTGAATCTTGTGGAGCTCATCTTTATTTTTCAGCCCCATCTTCTTGGTCAAAGCAACAAG TGGAGAAAGCGGCATCTGTCTTCAGCTTAAAGTTGGATAGTGGACACAAATTACTTTGTCCATGGATAGATAATTCATGCGAAGAAACGCTTTCTGAGTTTCCTTCAATGACACCGCAAGATTTAGTTGATAGACATGAAGAGCGGTCAGAAGCTTTACTTCGACTTTTGTCCCTGCCTATTATTTCACCATCAGCCATTGAGTACATGAGGAGCTCAGATCTGGAGGAATTTCTCAAACGACCTATATCACCTGCATCTGGCGACACTTCAGCCGAATGTTCTCAAAAAGAATCCCTTATCAATCATGTTGGAGCAAGTCCTGCTCAACTTTTCTACCAG GCACAAAAACTTATCAGTTTATCTGGCTGGGAACCGCGGGCACTTCCTTATATTGTGGACTGCAAAGATAAATCGAGTGAGACTGCTAGGGGTACAGATACTATTGATTTACTGCCAGAAACTGCTACCCGCGAGCTTCTAAGAATCTCTAATTCAACCTTGATTCCAAATGGAGATTCAGGGAATAATGACAATCCAACTCTTCCTGACACATTAAACTCTGATCCCAGTTCTGTTGTACTGGACTGCAAGCTCTGTGGCGCCTGTGTTGGTCTATGGGTTTTCTCAACTGTTCCGAGACCACTAGAGTTGTGTAGAGTCACTGGTGATACCGAAATTAATACAGATGAACATCCCAGGGGTGGTACCCTTCAAAAACAACCTTCAAGCTTACAGTTTACCATAGCAGGAGGACCCCCAGCGACGAAGCAAAACTTCAAAGCAACAATATCGTTGCCTATTATCGGGAGGAACTTGAGGTCAAGACTTGCTTCTTACTCCAGAGATCATGATCATGGGGATGTCAGTTCAATTCAGGATCAACAGAGTAAAACTGCAGAGAACACCGGTGATGTTACACAAAATAGCCATAAAGTGGTGAATGATATAGGAGAGAAGGCTGATGGAGGAAGAAACTCAACTGATATAGAGAGTGATATTGCACTACaaagcaacaacaaacaaatgatGGTAGTAAGATCAAATCTTCCtgaaaacaacaaaccaaagGATGCAACTGCAG ATACAGGAACGTCACTGACGTCAAACAAACAGATGGAATTTGATCCAATCAAGCAACATAGACATTTCTGTCCTTGGATCTGGTCAACGGGTAGAAAAGGCGCTGGATGGCGACAAACTCTTTCTGCGTTACAACGCCATAAAGGAGCTTGTCAGActccaccatcaccatcaccatcaccatcaccatcttcCCTCTTCAAG GTTGATGATCCATTAACATCTGTTCGGAACCTATTTAAATCGCCATCACCCAAGAAACGAAAACTGAACGGAGGATCTTCAAGCTGA
- the LOC104742422 gene encoding endoglucanase 5-like, which yields MRKFGVSFSGVSLLLTVLLAAATAAAEYYNYGNALDKTFLFFEAQRSGKLPAAQRVKWRGHSGLKDGLAQGVSLEGGYYDAGDHVKFGLPMAFAVTMLSWAAVDNRKELSASNQMQQTLWSIRWGTDYFIKAHPQPNVLWGQVGDGESDHYCWERAEDMTTSRTAYKLDQYHPGSDLAGETAAALAAASLAFKPFNSSYSALLLSHAKELFSFADKYRGLYTDSIPNAKPFYMSSGYSDELLWAAAWLHRATGDQYYLKYAMDNAGYMGGTGWGMKEFSWDNKYAGVQILLSKVLLEGKGGVYTSTLKQYQTKADYFACACLKKNGGYNIKTTAGGLMYVREWNNLQYASAAAYILAVYSDYLSAANAKLNCPDGSVQPQALLDFARSQADYILGKNRLGMSYVVGYGPKYPICVHHRGSSIPSIYVQRSSVNCVQGFDSWYRRSQADPNIIYGALVGGPDQNDYYSDDRSNYEQSEPTLSGTAPLIGLFAKLSGNLGSYGGGSSKPYQTTKPPASSYTATPTTYYSPKQSGAQIEFLHSITTNWMAGNTRYYRHKVIIKNNSQKPISDLKLKIEDLSGPIWGLKPTGQKNTYQLPQWQKTLRAGQAYDFVYVQGGPQAKVSVFSYN from the exons ATGAGGAAGTTTGGTGTATCATTTTCCGGCGTGAGCCTATTACTGACCGTGCTTCTAGCAGCAGCAACCGCGGCAGCGGAATACTATAACTACGGAAATGCTCTTGACaagacctttttgttttttgaggcTCAGCGATCAGGAAAGTTGCCAGCTGCTCAACGTGTCAAATGGCGAGGCCACTCTGGTCTCAAGGATGGTCTTGCTCAAGGC GTGAGCTTGGAGGGAGGATACTATGATGCAGGAGACCATGTGAAGTTCGGTTTACCAATGGCCTTTGCAGTGACAATGCTATCGTGGGCAGCGGTTGATAACCGGAAAGAGCTATCCGCTTCGAACCAGATGCAACAGACATTGTGGTCAATCAGATGGGGTACTGATTACTTCATCAAGGCTCATCCTCAGCCAAATGTTCTATGGGGTCAAGTTGGAGATGGAGAATCAGACCATTACTGTTGGGAACGAGCAGAGGACATGACCACTTCAAGAACAGCTTATAAGCTTGACCAGTACCATCCTGGCTCAGACTTAGCCGGTGAAACCGCTGCTGCTTTAGCTGCTGCTTCCTTGGCATTCAAGCCATTTAACTCCTCTTACTCTGCTCTCCTCTTAAGTCATGCCAAAGAG CTCTTCTCATTTGCTGACAAGTACAGAGGACTATACACTGATTCAATCCCAAATGCAAAACCTTTCTACATGTCATCTGGTTACTCG GATGAGCTTCTTTGGGCTGCGGCTTGGCTACACCGCGCTACCGGGGATCAGTATTACTTAAAATATGCTATGGACAATGCTGGTTATATGGGTGGAACCGGCTGGGGGATGAAAGAGTTCTCTTGGGATAACAAATACGCCGGTGTTCAAATCCTTCTCTCCAAG GTCTTGTTAGAAGGGAAAGGTGGTGTGTATACTTCGACATTGAAGCAATATCAGACGAAAGCTGACTACTTCGCTTGTGCTTGTCTCAAGAAGAATGGTGGTTACAACATTAAAACAACAGCTGGTGGGTTAATGTATGTTCGAGAGTGGAACAATCTTCAATATGCATCTGCGGCTGCGTATATTCTCGCAGTCTACTCAGACTATCTCTCTGCAGCAAATGCTAAACTCAATTGTCCTGATGGTTCGGTTCAACCTCAAGCGCTTCTTGACTTTGCTAGATCTCAG gCTGATTACATTCTTGGAAAGAACCGTCTAGGAATGAGTTATGTAGTTGGCTATGGACCGAAATATCCAATCTGTGTTCACCATAGAGGCTCTTCAATCCCTTCAATCTATGTTCAACGTTCTTCTGTGAATTGTGTACAAGGATTTGATTCTTGGTACAGAAGGTCTCAAGCTGATCCTAATATTATCTATGGTGCGCTTGTTGGTGGACCGGACCAGAATGATTACTATTCCGATGATCGCTCAAACTACGAGCAATCGGAACCAACTTTATCTGGAACAGCTCCACTTATTGGCCTATTCGCTAAACTCTCTGGAAACTTAG GATCTTATGGAGGAGGATCATCTAAACCTTATCAAACTACAAAACCACCAG CTTCATCGTACACAGCAACACCAACAACATATTATAGTCCAAAACAATCAGGTGCCCAAATCGAGTTTCTTCACTCGATAACTACCAACTGGATGGCCGGGAACACAAGATACTACAGGCACAAAGTGATCATCAAGAACAATTCTCAGAAGCCCATATCAGATCTCAAGCTTAAGATTGAAGATCTCTCAGGACCTATCTGGGGATTAAAACCAACGGGACAAAAGAATACGTACCAGCTTCCTCAATGGCAAAAGACTTTGAGAGCAGGACAAGCTTACGACTTTGTCTATGTACAAGGCGGTCCTCAAGCTAAAGTCTCAGTTTTCAGTTACAACTAA
- the LOC104742421 gene encoding nucleolin 1 — MGKPKSATKVVAAPAAVKATKPLKKGKREPEDDVDTKVSLKKQKKDVIAAVQKEKSEKKVPKKVESSDSSDSDSEEEEKAKKVPAKKAAAKAASSSDDSSDDSSDDEPATKKAAATNGTVAKKSKDDSSSEEDSSDEEVAATKKPAVVAKAAVKAKAESSSDEDSSDDDEAEKKPAAKSAKPAAKDSSSDEDSDDESEDEKPAAKKAAPAKVATKAASSSDSSDEDSEEESEDEKPAQKKAKKESSSDDSSGSEEDESEDEKETPMKKSSDVEMVDASSAKQPKTPSTPAAGGSKTLFAANLSFNIERSDVENFFKEVGEVVDVRFSTSREDGSFRGFGHVEFASAEEAQKALELHGRPLLGREIRLDIAQERGERPAFTPQSGGNNFRSGGGDGQTVFVKGFDSSQSEEDIKHALREHFGSCGEITRVSVPTERETGASKGIAYVEFTEGKEKALELNGSDMGGWGLVVDEPRPRDNSSGFGGRGNGGRGGRGGRDSGRGGRFGNSGGRFSGGRGGRDGGRGGRGRPSFTPSGKKTTFGDFE, encoded by the exons ATGGGTAAACCTAAATCCGCCACCAAG GTTGTTGCAGCTCCTGCTGCGGTTAAGGCCACTAAGCCTTTGAAGAAAG gTAAGAGAGAGCCTGAGGATGATGTTGATACCAAAGTGAGCCttaagaagcagaagaaagacGTGATTGCTGCTGTCCAGAAGGAGAAATCTGAGAAGAAGGTGCCGAAGAAGGTTGAGAGCTCTGACTCCTCAGACTCTGATTCCGAGGAAGAGGAGAAG GCTAAGAAAGTTCCGGCCAAGAAGGCTGCTGCCAAGGCTGCTTCAAGCAGTGATGACTCATCTGACGACTCTTCAGACGATGAGCCAGCAACCAAGAAGGCTGCTGCTACCAACGGAACTGTTGCAAAGAAGTCTAAGGATGACTCATCTTCTGAGGAGGATTCTTCAGACGAG GAAGTTGCTGCAACAAAGAAGCCAGCTGTAGTTGCGAAAGCCGCTGTAAAGGCCAAGGCAGAGAGTTCATCTGACGAGGATTCATCTGATGATGAT gAAGCTGAAAAGAAACCTGCTGCTAAGAGTGCCAAGCCAGCTGCTAAAGATTCTTCATCCGACGAAGACTCAGATGATGAATCTGAGGATGAG AAACCTGCTGCCAAGAAGGCAGCTCCTGCTAAGGTAGCTACCAAGGCTGCAAGCAGCTCCGATTCATCAGATGAAGATTCTGAGGAG GAAAGTGAAGATGAGAAACCTGCCCAGAAGAAGGCTAAAAAGGAGAGCAGTAGTGATGATTCCAGCGGATCTGAGGAAGATGAAAGTGAAGACGAGAAAGAAACCCCAATGAAAAAG AGCTCCGATGTAGAAATGGTGGATGCATCAAGTGCAAAACAG cCAAAGACTCCATCCACTCCTGCTGCTGGCGGATCAAAGACACTCTTTGCTGCCAATCTCTCTTTCAATATTGAAAGATCAGATGT CGAGAATTTCTTCAAGGAAGTTGGTGAAGTTGTTGATGTTCGATTCTCTACCAGTAGAGAAGATGGAAGTTTCAGGGGATTTGGCcatgttgagtttgcttctgcGGAAGAAGCACAGAAG GCTCTGGAATTACATGGTAGACCTTTACTCGGCCGTGAGATTCGTCTTGATATTGCTCAAGAGAGAGGCGAGAGACCTGCATTCACTCCTCAAAGCGGAGG CAACAACTTCAgaagtggtggtggtgatggtcaAACTGTTTTCGTTAAGGGATTTGACTCTTCTCAGTCTGAGGAAGATATCAAGCACGCATTGAGGGAACATTTCGGTTCATGCGGTGAGATCACAAGGGTCTCTGTTCCCACAGAGCGTGAAACTGGTGCTTCCAAAGG AATTGCTTACGTTGAGTTTACAGAAGGTAAAGAGAAGGCGTTGGAACTAAATGGAAGTGACATGGGAGGTTGGGGTCTTGTAGTTGATGAGCCTAGACCGAGAGATAACTCTAGTGGATTTGGTGGAAGGGGTAATGGTGGAAGGGGTGGTAGAGGAGGTAGAGACAGCGGCCGTGGTGGTCGTTTTGGTAACAGCGGTGGTCGTTTCAGTGGTGGCAGAGGAGGTAGAGATGGCGGCCGCGGTGGTCGTGGAAGACCTAGTTTTACTCCCTCAGGTAAGAAGACTACCTTCGGCGATTTCGAGTAG
- the LOC104742423 gene encoding uncharacterized protein LOC104742423 isoform X2, translating to MDNFHNQICLLNLIFEFQANHRRRWYYLHIAKQLQVYSLDERGIFFKTMILNRYPDCEYISFYTLSGLGLNASTTAANLSKEEDQMFASCRFSEDSAGNELFALLQTLNVMEVLQHVIRNHGNEKSQSL from the exons ATGGACAATTTTCACAACCAAATTTGTCTTCTTAATCTCATTTTTGAGTTTCAAGCCAACCATAGGAGAAGGTGGTATTATTTGCACATTGCCAAACAGTTGCAG GTTTATTCTCTTGATGAGAGAGGGATCTTCTTCAAAACAATGATTCTAAACAGATATCCTGATTGtgaatatatttcattttacaCTTTATCAGGTTTGGGGCTGAATGCTTCTACTACTGCTGCCAATCTATCTAAAGAGGAG GACCAGATGTTTGCCTCCTGTAGATTTTCTGAAGACAGTGCAGGCAATGAGCTCTTTGCATTGCTGCAAACATTG aacGTGATGGAAGTATTACAACATGTGATACGAAATCATGGAAACGAAAAGAGTCAAAgcctataa
- the LOC104742423 gene encoding uncharacterized protein LOC104742423 isoform X1, producing the protein MDNFHNQICLLNLIFEFQANHRRRWYYLHIAKQLQTHSSVKAQLSSLLSPYQVMIYFAIWEQVYSLDERGIFFKTMILNRYPDCEYISFYTLSGLGLNASTTAANLSKEEDQMFASCRFSEDSAGNELFALLQTLNVMEVLQHVIRNHGNEKSQSL; encoded by the exons ATGGACAATTTTCACAACCAAATTTGTCTTCTTAATCTCATTTTTGAGTTTCAAGCCAACCATAGGAGAAGGTGGTATTATTTGCACATTGCCAAACAGTTGCAG ACACATTCATCAGTCAAAGCCCAACTCTCAAGTCTGCTTTCTCCCTATCAAGTGATGATATATTTTGCTATCTGGGAACAGGTTTATTCTCTTGATGAGAGAGGGATCTTCTTCAAAACAATGATTCTAAACAGATATCCTGATTGtgaatatatttcattttacaCTTTATCAGGTTTGGGGCTGAATGCTTCTACTACTGCTGCCAATCTATCTAAAGAGGAG GACCAGATGTTTGCCTCCTGTAGATTTTCTGAAGACAGTGCAGGCAATGAGCTCTTTGCATTGCTGCAAACATTG aacGTGATGGAAGTATTACAACATGTGATACGAAATCATGGAAACGAAAAGAGTCAAAgcctataa